A segment of the Azospirillum lipoferum 4B genome:
CGCCGCGCCGACAGGTTCGGGCGGTAGCCGGTGGCGCGCACTGCGTCCTCCACCCGCTTGCGCAGCGCCTCGCTGACCGGGCCGTTGCCGAGCACGCGCGACACGGTGGCGACCGATACGCCGGCGGCCAGGGCCACATCCTTGATGCCGGCGGTTTTTCCCGAGACGCTCATGTCCAGACCGATCGTGTGGGGGATGCCCCGATTGAGGGGGTGCAACCTTAGCGGCGCCGGCCAGGGATGACCAGGGCGCGGCACATTTCGAGAAGCTCTCTGAAAACGTTTCCAGTGCCTTGGTGTAAACATCCCCCATTTTCGTGCGGCTGACAAGCCGCTCATCCCGGAAAAAACCATATGCTGCAACGCAACAAGCGTTGACAGCGGAACTGTAATCGTTTTCAGTAGGTCTCAAGAGTTTACACAAGAACTTGCGGAGGAGACGGTCGCCATGGCCACCGACACGCACCCCCTTAGCCTTCCCCCGGATCTGGTCCGCCTGGGCGCCGCCCCGGCCGGGAAGGAGGCGGCGATCCGCGAGGCGGCTCAGCTTCTGATCGCCGCGGGCTGCATCGATCCCGCCTATGCCGACAGCATGATCCGGCGGGAATCGGTGGCGAACACCTTCCTCGGCCATGGCGTCGCCATCCCGCACGGCATGGTGGACGACCGCAATCTGGTCCGCCGCAACGGCATCGCCATCCTGCAGGTGCCGGACGGCGTGGTCTGGAACGAGGGGCAGACCGCAAGGCTGGTCGTGGCCATCGCCGCGCAGTCCGATGCCCACATCGCCATCCTGCGCCGCCTGACCCGCCTGATGCAGGACGAGGAACGGCTGGGCGCCCTGTTCACCACCACCGATCCGGCCGATCTGGTCGCCGCCTTGTCGGACGAGTCCGCGATGCCGGCCGCTCCCGCATCGGAGGCCGGCGACCTCGCCGAGACGTTCGAGTGGGTGGTCGATTACCCGACCGGCCTGCATGCCCGCCCCGCCGCCGCCTGGGTGGAGACCGCCCGCGCCGCCGCCGGCCGCGTCCGCATCCGCCATGGCGCGGAGGTGGCGGACGGCAAGACGCTGGTGGCCTTGCTGCAGCTCGGCCTGCGGCCCGGCGACCGCATCACCGTCTCCACCGACGGTCCGGATGCGCGCGCCGTGCTGAACCGCCTGCGCGCGACCATCACCGGCCTGAGCGCGCGGGAGAAGGCGGACGCCGCCGCCGCGGCGCGCAAGGCCAAGGCGGTGGTGCAGGGCTGGACCCCGCCGGCCGCTGCGGGCCGCGAGATGCCCATGATCGCCGGCATCGGCGCCAGCCCCGGACTCGCCATCGGTCCGGTGCATGTGATGCCGAAGGCCGATTTGACCGTGCCCGACCGCCCGGCCCCGCTGCTGGAGGGCGGCAACCGCCTGCACGAGGCGCTGAACCTGACCCGCCAGCAGCTGAAGGCGCTGGCCGACGACACCGCCCGCCGCCTTGGGCCTGCCGAGGCCGGGATTTTCGCCGCGCAGGCGGAACTGCTGAACGACACCGACCTGATCACGCTGGCCTGCCAACTGATGGTGGAGGGGCATGGCCCCGGCTGGTCGTGGAACGAGGCCGTGGAACGCAGCGCTGCGACGCTGGCCGCCAACCCCAACCCGCTGCTGGCCGCCCGCGCCGCCGACCTGCGCGACGTCGGCCGCCGGGTGCTGACCCGCATCGATCCCGACCTGCGCGGCGGCTCCATCCGCGACCTGCCGGACACGCCCTGCATCCTGATCGCCGACGACCTGTCGCCGTCCGACACCGCGGCGCTCGACATGGGGCGCGTCATCGGGCTGGCGACGGCTCAGGGCGGCCCGACCTCCCACACCGCGATCCTGGCG
Coding sequences within it:
- the ptsP gene encoding phosphoenolpyruvate--protein phosphotransferase — encoded protein: MATDTHPLSLPPDLVRLGAAPAGKEAAIREAAQLLIAAGCIDPAYADSMIRRESVANTFLGHGVAIPHGMVDDRNLVRRNGIAILQVPDGVVWNEGQTARLVVAIAAQSDAHIAILRRLTRLMQDEERLGALFTTTDPADLVAALSDESAMPAAPASEAGDLAETFEWVVDYPTGLHARPAAAWVETARAAAGRVRIRHGAEVADGKTLVALLQLGLRPGDRITVSTDGPDARAVLNRLRATITGLSAREKADAAAAARKAKAVVQGWTPPAAAGREMPMIAGIGASPGLAIGPVHVMPKADLTVPDRPAPLLEGGNRLHEALNLTRQQLKALADDTARRLGPAEAGIFAAQAELLNDTDLITLACQLMVEGHGPGWSWNEAVERSAATLAANPNPLLAARAADLRDVGRRVLTRIDPDLRGGSIRDLPDTPCILIADDLSPSDTAALDMGRVIGLATAQGGPTSHTAILARTLGLPAMVAGGAALTGLADGTAAILDGQSGRLYLDPSDADLAAAHGWIEEQRVKKAQQEERRGLPARTRDGHTVEIGANVNRPDQVAMALSQGGEGVGLMRTEFLFLERGDAPSEEEQYETYRAMLEALDGRPLIVRALDIGGDKQVPHLQLPHEENPFLGVRGARLLLRHPELLEPQLRALYRAAKGAKPGALLIMFPMITTLREIETLRAVCDRIRAELDAPAVPLGIMVEVPAAAIQADMLARHVDFFSIGTNDLTQYALAIDRQHPELAAEADSLHPSVLRLIRMTVDGAEKHGRWVGVCGGIAGDPFGAALLAGLGVRELSMTPRDIPGVKDRLRDSDLAGLQDLARRALDCDSSDEVRALEGGAS